A DNA window from Pseudodesulfovibrio thermohalotolerans contains the following coding sequences:
- a CDS encoding type II and III secretion system protein family protein has translation MKKTGIIHYSLIILLACLVLLTATAAGAQVVKSDKPDMISMIVGESTVITTDKNVSRISLASDVICSIVVISPRQIYLTANQIGSTTLTLWAGEEVSEIYDVSVDPDTTRLKRMIYELLPNENNVRVLTSGGVITLSGYVSNTANLSSILALAEAAAPGKVVNLLTVDGIQQVMLEVRVAEMSRSATRRLGINFAAIGSNFSVYSIINNLTQYNTDDDVFELTENINFTGNYRTGNTSILGMIDALKANGLIRVLAEPNLTCVSGESAEFLVGGEIPLPMPGALGTVGIVFKPFGIGLKFTATVMGTGRINLQVNPEVSELDYSKVLSIDGYEIPSLTTRRANTVVELGDGQSFAIAGLISDSLRENSSKFPVLGEVPVLGSLFSSKDFASNKTELVVLVTAHLAKPVDRNSMTLPTDDFRAPDDTEFYLMGLFEGRGKHSDKSSSMSGGSPAGPEVVVRPENGFDGEFGHSWPQ, from the coding sequence ATGAAGAAAACCGGAATCATACATTACAGCCTGATAATTCTTCTTGCCTGTCTGGTTCTGCTGACCGCCACCGCGGCCGGAGCCCAGGTGGTCAAGTCAGACAAGCCTGACATGATCTCCATGATCGTCGGCGAGTCCACCGTTATCACCACCGACAAGAACGTCAGCCGGATTTCCCTCGCCTCGGACGTCATTTGTTCCATCGTCGTCATTTCGCCCCGGCAGATTTACCTGACCGCCAACCAGATCGGGTCCACGACCCTGACTCTGTGGGCCGGTGAAGAGGTCTCGGAGATTTACGACGTGTCCGTCGACCCGGACACCACCCGCCTGAAGCGGATGATCTACGAGCTGCTTCCCAATGAGAACAACGTCCGCGTGCTGACCTCCGGCGGCGTCATCACCCTGTCCGGGTACGTGTCCAACACCGCCAACCTCTCGTCGATCCTGGCCCTGGCCGAAGCGGCCGCACCGGGCAAGGTGGTCAACCTCCTGACCGTCGACGGCATCCAGCAGGTCATGCTGGAGGTGCGCGTGGCCGAGATGTCCCGCTCCGCGACCAGGCGGCTGGGCATCAACTTCGCGGCCATCGGCTCCAATTTTTCCGTGTACTCCATCATCAACAACCTGACTCAATACAATACCGATGACGATGTCTTCGAGTTGACCGAGAACATCAACTTCACCGGAAATTACCGCACGGGCAACACCTCCATTCTGGGCATGATCGACGCGCTCAAGGCCAATGGCCTGATCCGCGTCCTGGCCGAGCCGAACCTGACCTGCGTGTCCGGCGAATCCGCCGAGTTCCTGGTGGGCGGCGAGATTCCGTTGCCCATGCCGGGCGCCTTGGGAACCGTGGGCATTGTCTTCAAGCCGTTCGGCATCGGACTGAAGTTCACGGCCACGGTCATGGGCACCGGCCGCATCAACCTTCAGGTCAACCCCGAGGTCTCCGAGCTGGATTATTCCAAGGTCCTGAGCATCGACGGTTACGAGATTCCCAGCCTGACCACCCGCCGGGCCAACACCGTGGTCGAATTGGGCGACGGGCAGTCCTTCGCCATCGCCGGACTTATCAGCGATTCCCTCAGGGAGAACAGCAGCAAGTTCCCGGTGCTGGGCGAAGTTCCCGTGCTCGGCAGCCTGTTCAGCTCCAAGGACTTCGCTTCCAACAAGACCGAGCTGGTGGTGCTGGTCACCGCCCATCTCGCCAAGCCCGTGGACAGGAACTCCATGACCCTGCCCACCGATGATTTCCGGGCCCCGGACGACACGGAGTTCTATCTGATGGGCCTTTTCGAAGGGCGCGGAAAGCATTCGGACAAGTCCTCGTCCATGTCCGGCGGTTCGCCTGCTGGTCCCGAGGTCGTGGTCCGGCCTGAAAACGGATTCGACGGCGAATTCGGCCACTCCTGGCCTCAATAG
- a CDS encoding AAA family ATPase: MNSRVIPISLAVIDKEQRDRLEKMVAANPMVRLAADDSDEMGVLIYEPGDSVEEDMPHIIHALESGQAEDVYLTGNAADPEILIRAMRSGIREYLEFPVAENDLRAAVLRTAMRMSLGVDETDKGRILTVMGCKPGVGTTSLAVNLACALNENAPGRTVLLDLRQPMGEIPYFLDLKYDYTWGDLVVDISRLDATYLRSVISEHESGLHVLPGPVSTDRPDDQTLLLILEQLRGAYDFVVVDASTPGDDDLPKEVELADSILLTMQLSLPCLAHVARLTESLGGQDPDTDRRLRVIANRVTRNASIGIAEAAEVLGREIAWSIPEDGDSVLSAINQGTPLIQAFPKSPSAKAVRTVAKGFAPERKKTGKGFGLPFASFFRKKGKDSDTNDNLAGAAL, encoded by the coding sequence ATGAACAGCAGAGTGATACCCATATCGCTGGCAGTCATCGACAAGGAGCAGCGGGACCGTCTGGAAAAGATGGTCGCCGCCAATCCCATGGTTCGGCTGGCCGCCGACGATTCGGACGAGATGGGCGTGCTCATCTACGAGCCCGGCGACTCCGTCGAGGAGGACATGCCGCACATCATCCACGCCCTGGAGTCCGGTCAGGCCGAAGACGTCTACCTGACGGGCAACGCGGCGGACCCCGAGATTCTCATCCGGGCGATGCGCAGCGGCATCCGCGAATATCTCGAATTTCCCGTGGCCGAGAACGACCTGCGCGCGGCGGTTTTGCGCACGGCCATGCGCATGAGCCTGGGCGTGGACGAAACGGACAAGGGGCGCATCCTCACCGTCATGGGCTGCAAGCCCGGCGTGGGGACCACCTCCCTGGCCGTGAACCTGGCCTGCGCCCTGAACGAGAACGCCCCCGGCCGCACGGTGCTCCTGGACCTCCGCCAGCCCATGGGCGAGATTCCCTATTTCCTGGACCTCAAATACGATTACACCTGGGGCGACCTGGTGGTCGACATCTCCCGTCTGGACGCCACCTATCTGCGCAGCGTCATTTCCGAACACGAATCCGGCTTGCACGTTCTGCCCGGTCCGGTCTCCACGGACCGTCCCGACGACCAGACCCTGCTCCTTATTCTGGAACAGCTCCGCGGCGCGTATGACTTCGTGGTGGTGGACGCTTCCACCCCCGGCGACGACGATCTGCCCAAGGAAGTGGAGTTGGCGGATTCCATCCTGCTGACCATGCAGCTCTCCCTGCCGTGTTTGGCCCACGTGGCCCGGCTGACCGAATCCCTCGGCGGCCAGGACCCGGACACGGATCGGCGGCTTCGCGTGATCGCCAACCGCGTGACCCGTAACGCCTCCATCGGTATTGCCGAGGCGGCCGAGGTCCTGGGCCGCGAGATAGCCTGGTCCATTCCCGAGGACGGGGACTCCGTTCTTTCCGCCATCAACCAGGGCACTCCGCTGATCCAGGCCTTTCCCAAGTCGCCCTCGGCCAAGGCCGTGCGGACCGTCGCCAAGGGCTTTGCGCCCGAGCGGAAGAAGACCGGCAAGGGCTTCGGCCTGCCGTTCGCCTCATTCTTCCGCAAAAAAGGCAAGGACTCGGACACCAATGACAATCTGGCGGGAGCGGCCTTATGA
- a CDS encoding CpaF family protein: protein MNLAERLNRNAARRGASAASKATDKPKAKVKIKAKAEPQAVKAEAAEHYFDIKTRIHDRLIDMIDLSLLDSLAESEMRSEIGKVTEGLLWGEFRNAPLNLAERKRMLAEIQDEVIGLGPLEPYVQDPTVNDILVNGYKQIYVERSGKLELTPARFKDDDHLRKIIDRIVSLVGRRIDESQPLCDARLLDGSRVNAVIPPLAIDGPSLSIRKFSKDPLEVTDLIGFNSLTPEMAMLMKGIVQTQLNVLISGGTGSGKTTLLNCLSRNVPEDERIVTIEDAAELQLKQEHLVRLETRPANIEGRGEITMRDLVKNCLRMRPDRIIVGEVRSAEALDMLQAMNTGHDGSLTTIHANTPRDALMRLETMISMAGLNLNPLSMKRYISSAIDVIIQATRLVDGTRKVISIQEVTGMEGEMITMQEIFAFEQTGVSPEGKVEGYFTARGIRPKFAEKLERMGFPFPTDMFNVTPRPARKE, encoded by the coding sequence ATGAACCTCGCGGAACGATTGAACAGGAACGCGGCAAGGCGCGGCGCGTCCGCTGCCTCCAAGGCGACGGACAAGCCCAAGGCCAAGGTCAAGATCAAGGCGAAGGCCGAGCCCCAGGCCGTCAAGGCCGAGGCGGCCGAACACTATTTCGACATCAAGACCCGCATTCATGACCGGCTCATCGACATGATCGACCTCTCGCTCCTGGACTCCCTGGCCGAGTCCGAGATGCGCAGCGAGATCGGCAAGGTCACCGAAGGACTGCTCTGGGGCGAGTTCCGCAACGCGCCTTTGAATCTGGCCGAGCGCAAGCGGATGCTGGCCGAGATCCAGGACGAGGTCATCGGCCTGGGGCCGCTGGAGCCCTACGTTCAGGACCCCACGGTCAACGATATTTTGGTCAACGGCTACAAGCAGATCTACGTCGAGCGTTCTGGCAAGCTGGAATTGACTCCGGCCCGGTTCAAGGACGACGACCACCTGCGCAAGATCATCGACCGCATCGTCTCCCTGGTGGGACGGCGCATCGACGAATCCCAGCCCTTGTGCGACGCCCGCCTGCTCGACGGCTCGCGCGTCAACGCGGTGATTCCTCCCCTGGCCATCGACGGCCCGTCGCTTTCCATCCGTAAATTTTCCAAGGACCCGCTGGAAGTGACCGATCTCATCGGTTTCAATTCCCTGACGCCGGAAATGGCAATGCTCATGAAGGGCATCGTCCAGACCCAGCTCAACGTGCTTATCTCCGGCGGTACCGGCTCGGGCAAGACCACCCTGCTCAACTGCCTGTCGCGCAACGTGCCCGAGGACGAGCGTATCGTGACCATCGAGGACGCGGCCGAGTTGCAGCTCAAGCAGGAACACCTGGTCCGTCTGGAGACCCGCCCGGCCAACATCGAGGGGCGCGGCGAGATCACCATGCGCGACCTGGTCAAGAACTGCCTGCGTATGCGCCCCGACCGCATCATCGTCGGCGAGGTCCGTTCCGCCGAGGCCCTGGACATGCTCCAGGCCATGAACACCGGCCACGACGGGTCCCTTACTACCATTCACGCCAACACCCCGCGCGACGCGCTCATGCGTCTCGAAACCATGATCTCCATGGCCGGGCTGAATCTCAACCCCCTGTCCATGAAGCGCTACATCTCCTCGGCCATCGACGTCATCATCCAGGCCACCAGGCTGGTGGACGGCACCAGAAAGGTCATCTCCATCCAGGAAGTGACCGGCATGGAAGGGGAGATGATTACCATGCAGGAGATATTCGCCTTCGAGCAGACCGGCGTGAGCCCGGAAGGCAAGGTCGAAGGGTATTTCACCGCCAGGGGCATCCGGCCCAAGTTCGCCGAGAAGCTGGAACGCATGGGCTTCCCGTTCCCCACGGACATGTTCAACGTGACCCCCAGGCCCGCGAGGAAGGAGTAA
- a CDS encoding type II secretion system F family protein: MTMTLLIAAVGVVFVFLLVMGIGSLMQSGSDKVDRRVKDRLRSMALSADLNAESVDLVLRESAMSEVPMFNRFLESMRWSAKFSRLMYQADAKGAPGMYLLLCMLLAVIGFYAGTFSGRVWVSLAAAIMLGNIPVWLLMAKKRKRMDRFQKQLPEALDLMARALKAGHTFGGGMRMVADEFDGPIGPEFGKTLDEINYGMDVDRALSNLQERVDCPDLKFFVVSVNIQRETGGNLAEIIAKIAALVRERFALFGKIRVLSAEGRVSAYILVALPFLLTGILYVVNPDYVSLLWTRELGQNMVWAALISMVFGALIIRKIIKIKV, from the coding sequence ATGACCATGACTCTTCTCATCGCCGCCGTGGGCGTGGTTTTCGTCTTCCTGCTCGTCATGGGCATCGGCTCGCTCATGCAGTCCGGCTCCGACAAGGTCGACCGCCGCGTCAAGGACCGCCTCCGCTCCATGGCCCTGTCCGCCGATCTCAACGCCGAATCCGTGGACCTGGTCCTGCGCGAATCCGCCATGAGCGAAGTGCCCATGTTCAACAGGTTCCTCGAAAGTATGCGCTGGTCCGCCAAGTTCAGCAGGCTCATGTATCAGGCCGACGCCAAGGGCGCGCCGGGCATGTACCTGCTGCTTTGCATGTTGCTGGCGGTCATCGGTTTTTACGCGGGCACCTTCTCCGGCAGGGTGTGGGTTTCGCTGGCCGCGGCCATCATGCTCGGCAATATCCCGGTCTGGCTTCTGATGGCCAAGAAGCGCAAGCGCATGGACAGGTTTCAGAAGCAGCTCCCCGAGGCCCTTGATCTCATGGCCAGGGCGCTCAAGGCCGGACACACCTTCGGCGGCGGGATGCGCATGGTCGCCGACGAGTTCGACGGTCCCATCGGCCCCGAGTTCGGCAAGACCCTGGACGAGATCAACTACGGCATGGACGTGGACCGCGCGCTCTCCAACCTGCAGGAGCGGGTGGACTGCCCGGACCTCAAGTTCTTCGTGGTCTCGGTGAACATTCAGCGCGAAACCGGCGGCAACCTGGCCGAGATCATCGCCAAGATCGCCGCCCTGGTGCGCGAACGGTTCGCCCTGTTCGGCAAGATTCGGGTCCTGTCGGCCGAAGGGCGGGTGTCCGCGTACATCCTTGTGGCCCTGCCGTTCCTGCTGACCGGCATCCTGTACGTGGTCAACCCGGACTACGTCAGCCTGTTGTGGACCCGGGAACTCGGCCAGAACATGGTCTGGGCAGCGCTCATCTCCATGGTCTTCGGCGCGCTCATCATCCGCAAGATCATCAAGATCAAGGTGTAG
- a CDS encoding type II secretion system F family protein, with protein sequence MNDQILPLFAAGIGFVSVLLAGYGLMGYLSGASDSARLKERVSGTAVKRSDALTAPLGSAIKRFVDLFGRLGTKIGPTEAAEIDKGRLRLIQAGLRKADSYKIFQGLKGFLAVGLGGGFLLFRFLFMPDMALPATGFGFVLLAAVGVYGPEYWLSKKISRRKMDVGDELPDALDLLVVCVESGMGLDQAVDRVCQEMKTSGPIISSEFKLLTLELRAGKSRIEALRSMAERVGLDDLNSLTSLLIQADAFGISVGRTLRVYSDAMRVKRSQRAEEKAAKMPVLLLLPLVTFILPSLFVAILGPAVIMSLDMFVEMNKQ encoded by the coding sequence ATGAACGATCAGATTCTTCCCCTGTTCGCCGCAGGCATCGGCTTCGTCTCCGTGCTCCTGGCCGGCTACGGACTCATGGGCTACCTGAGCGGCGCAAGCGACTCCGCGCGCCTCAAGGAGCGGGTCTCGGGCACGGCGGTCAAGCGTTCCGACGCCCTGACCGCGCCGCTGGGCAGCGCAATAAAGCGGTTCGTGGACCTGTTCGGCAGGCTGGGCACCAAGATCGGCCCCACCGAGGCCGCCGAGATCGACAAGGGTCGCCTTCGCCTCATCCAGGCCGGGCTGCGCAAGGCCGATTCCTACAAGATTTTCCAGGGCCTCAAGGGATTCCTGGCCGTGGGGCTGGGCGGTGGCTTCCTTCTTTTCCGGTTCCTGTTCATGCCCGACATGGCCCTGCCCGCGACCGGCTTCGGCTTCGTCCTTCTGGCCGCCGTCGGCGTATACGGCCCAGAGTACTGGCTGAGCAAGAAGATCTCCAGGCGCAAGATGGACGTGGGCGACGAGCTGCCCGACGCCCTCGACCTCCTCGTGGTTTGCGTGGAGTCCGGCATGGGCTTGGACCAGGCCGTGGACCGCGTCTGCCAGGAAATGAAGACCTCCGGGCCGATCATCAGCTCCGAGTTCAAGCTGCTCACCCTGGAGCTTCGCGCGGGCAAGTCCCGCATAGAGGCCCTCCGCTCCATGGCCGAAAGAGTGGGGCTGGACGACCTGAACAGCCTGACCTCCCTGCTCATCCAGGCCGACGCCTTCGGCATCAGCGTCGGCCGGACCCTCCGCGTCTATTCGGACGCCATGCGCGTCAAGCGTTCCCAGCGCGCCGAGGAAAAGGCCGCGAAGATGCCGGTCCTGCTGCTCCTGCCGCTCGTGACATTCATTCTTCCGTCCCTGTTCGTGGCCATCCTCGGACCGGCGGTCATCATGAGCCTGGATATGTTCGTCGAGATGAACAAACAGTAG
- a CDS encoding SPOR domain-containing protein produces MKKLFIISIVVFAGIALSGCANKSLNDKTFDELAYGEESSVNLSSEQHEQVGDGYLRRAKPEMAMVHFNKAIELDENNLVARVKRGNLLLSQGLDEQALTEFNAVLKKNPDHAIANEAAGCVYFRAGLYDEAETHLSRAVALNPMLWRAHNFLGILHDRAGRYDKAAEEFSAALELHHGNGAEDIYNNLGVVYIARKQYDKAVETFRRALKNGGVSARTYNNLGLALARMGRLDEAIESFKYAGGEAKANNNLGYVLLTENQPGKAVPYFEKALELSPRYYVKAADNLKRARLSARFQETGTQLSGSTPNPLLRQSFPDPKQNPGEPAASPASAGSPSPSAKVVEAAVKEQGSGGEKITSRPKSYGLHVSSWNNRKNAVIHCDELRRQGFETWINQVDLGDKGVWYRVLVGNFATTRQARAERADVLAILNLDHAQVFERTDSMPAASAQL; encoded by the coding sequence ATGAAGAAGCTTTTCATCATCTCAATCGTCGTTTTCGCCGGGATCGCCCTGTCCGGTTGCGCGAACAAGTCCCTCAACGACAAGACCTTCGACGAACTGGCGTACGGGGAGGAGTCCTCGGTCAACCTGTCCAGCGAACAGCACGAGCAGGTGGGCGACGGTTATCTCCGCCGCGCCAAGCCCGAAATGGCCATGGTTCATTTCAACAAGGCCATCGAGCTTGACGAAAACAATCTCGTGGCCCGCGTCAAGCGTGGCAACCTGTTGCTCTCCCAGGGGCTGGACGAACAGGCCCTGACCGAATTCAACGCGGTTCTCAAGAAGAACCCAGACCACGCCATCGCCAACGAGGCAGCGGGCTGCGTGTACTTCCGGGCCGGTCTGTACGACGAGGCCGAGACGCACCTGAGCCGTGCCGTGGCCCTCAACCCCATGCTTTGGAGGGCTCATAACTTCCTGGGCATCCTCCATGACCGCGCAGGCCGGTACGACAAGGCCGCCGAAGAATTTTCCGCCGCTCTCGAACTGCATCACGGGAATGGCGCAGAGGATATCTACAACAATCTGGGCGTGGTCTACATCGCCCGGAAGCAGTACGACAAGGCGGTGGAAACCTTCCGCCGGGCATTGAAGAACGGGGGCGTTTCCGCCCGCACCTACAACAACCTCGGTCTGGCCCTGGCCCGCATGGGCCGCCTGGACGAGGCCATCGAATCCTTCAAGTACGCCGGTGGTGAAGCCAAGGCCAACAACAATCTCGGGTACGTCCTGCTGACGGAGAATCAGCCGGGCAAGGCCGTGCCGTATTTCGAGAAGGCCCTTGAGCTGTCCCCCCGCTACTACGTGAAGGCTGCCGACAACCTGAAGCGCGCCCGACTGTCGGCCCGCTTTCAGGAGACCGGCACCCAACTCAGTGGTTCCACCCCGAACCCTCTGCTTCGTCAGTCCTTCCCCGACCCGAAGCAGAACCCCGGCGAGCCTGCGGCATCTCCCGCGTCCGCAGGCTCGCCTTCCCCCTCCGCCAAGGTCGTCGAGGCGGCCGTGAAGGAGCAGGGTTCCGGGGGTGAGAAAATAACTTCCCGGCCGAAGTCCTACGGGTTGCACGTCAGCTCCTGGAACAACCGCAAGAACGCCGTCATCCATTGCGATGAGCTTCGCAGACAGGGATTCGAGACCTGGATCAACCAGGTGGATCTCGGCGACAAGGGCGTTTGGTACCGCGTTTTGGTGGGCAACTTTGCCACGACCAGGCAGGCCAGGGCCGAACGCGCCGACGTGCTGGCCATCCTGAACCTCGATCACGCGCAGGTCTTCGAGCGCACGGACTCCATGCCCGCCGCTTCTGCGCAGCTTTAG
- a CDS encoding hybrid sensor histidine kinase/response regulator — MAERTNRFRVLTVDHDESMRMLYRDILCYESEEPSALEALFGDDARLPSREEIDEDAIRPVFEVVQAMDAESGYMAMEHSIARGEPFSIALVDIHLSDLGEALLGLELAESLRSLDPNVEIVLLSARHSVPLKEFNKRVQPPEKLLFVQKPFRSPELKQIALSLGSKWDAENRLRDLNETLASKVEARTSELNAANRRLRLDIAKRAAVLRELQASEKRYRLLFERNITGNFAADPDGGILDCNATFAEMFDFLSPKDALGANIFDLWERAGGGEPLRDLLSVPGRMSNQEVVFTRGVLRRHLLVSCDTVAGVEGDPVELRGYLFDISEPKRLEEQLRQSQKMEALGTLAGGIAHDFNNILGVILGYAEIIESSAEPDSGLERRIREISRAGRRARDLVTQILNFSRQGPQERHSMTLTPLIKEALKLLRSSVPSNVEIITRFETDRDQVMADPTQMHQILLNLCGNASQAMQVTGGAVTLTLADVRPDDPVLPPGDLGKAERFVRMTVADTGPGIAPDVAERVFDPFFTTKKQGEGTGMGLAMVHGIVKRHDGYVELENHPGSGAAFHVFLPRSSETARPDADIPADLVFREGRILFVDDEKPLTDIGREMLESFGFQVVARTSSIEALEAFKFRSDDFDLIITDQSMPNMTGMEFAREVLKIRADIPIILCTGFSDAVSYDRLRDIGIGDFIMKPILKHDLMASISRLLSGE, encoded by the coding sequence TTGGCCGAACGCACCAACCGCTTCCGCGTTCTCACCGTGGACCATGACGAGTCCATGCGTATGCTTTACCGCGATATCCTCTGCTACGAGAGCGAGGAGCCGTCGGCCCTGGAGGCGTTGTTCGGCGACGACGCGCGCCTGCCGTCCCGGGAGGAGATCGACGAGGACGCGATCCGGCCGGTTTTCGAAGTGGTCCAGGCAATGGATGCCGAGAGCGGGTATATGGCCATGGAACACTCCATCGCCAGGGGCGAGCCGTTCTCCATCGCGCTCGTCGACATTCATCTTTCCGATCTGGGCGAGGCGTTGCTTGGCCTCGAACTGGCCGAGAGCCTGCGGAGCCTGGACCCGAATGTGGAGATAGTGCTCCTTTCGGCCCGTCATAGCGTTCCTCTCAAGGAGTTCAACAAGCGGGTTCAGCCGCCCGAGAAGCTGCTCTTCGTCCAGAAACCGTTCCGCTCCCCGGAGCTGAAGCAGATCGCCCTGTCCCTCGGGTCCAAGTGGGATGCGGAAAATCGGCTGCGGGACCTGAACGAGACCCTGGCGAGCAAGGTCGAGGCCCGGACTAGCGAACTCAATGCGGCCAACCGGCGGCTGCGGCTGGACATCGCCAAGCGAGCGGCGGTACTGCGCGAGTTGCAGGCCTCGGAGAAACGCTACCGGCTGCTTTTCGAACGGAATATCACCGGCAACTTCGCGGCCGACCCGGACGGCGGCATTCTGGACTGCAACGCAACCTTTGCCGAGATGTTCGATTTCCTTTCTCCCAAGGACGCCCTGGGGGCGAACATCTTCGACTTGTGGGAGCGGGCCGGGGGCGGCGAGCCCCTGCGCGACCTGCTGTCCGTTCCCGGGCGCATGTCCAACCAGGAGGTGGTTTTCACGCGCGGCGTGCTCAGGCGACATCTCCTGGTCAGTTGCGACACGGTGGCCGGCGTCGAGGGCGATCCGGTGGAACTTCGCGGCTATCTTTTCGACATCTCCGAGCCCAAGCGGCTTGAGGAGCAGTTGCGCCAGTCCCAGAAGATGGAGGCGCTCGGCACCCTGGCCGGGGGCATTGCCCACGACTTCAACAACATCCTGGGCGTCATTCTGGGCTACGCCGAGATCATCGAATCGTCCGCCGAGCCGGATTCGGGCCTGGAGCGGCGAATCCGGGAGATATCCAGGGCGGGCCGCCGGGCGCGCGATCTGGTCACCCAGATACTCAATTTCTCCCGGCAGGGGCCACAGGAGCGGCACTCCATGACCCTCACTCCGCTTATCAAGGAGGCGTTGAAGCTGCTCAGGTCCAGCGTGCCTTCCAACGTGGAGATCATCACGCGGTTCGAAACCGACCGGGACCAGGTCATGGCCGACCCCACCCAGATGCACCAGATTTTGCTCAATCTTTGCGGCAACGCCTCCCAGGCCATGCAGGTGACGGGCGGAGCTGTGACCCTCACCCTGGCCGACGTGCGGCCGGACGATCCGGTGTTGCCGCCCGGCGATCTCGGCAAGGCCGAGCGGTTCGTGCGGATGACCGTGGCCGACACCGGGCCGGGCATCGCCCCGGATGTGGCCGAGCGCGTCTTCGATCCCTTCTTCACCACCAAGAAGCAGGGGGAGGGAACCGGTATGGGGCTGGCCATGGTCCACGGCATCGTCAAGCGTCACGACGGCTACGTGGAGCTGGAGAACCATCCGGGCAGCGGCGCGGCCTTTCATGTCTTTCTGCCGCGCAGTTCCGAGACGGCTCGCCCGGACGCGGACATTCCCGCCGACCTCGTGTTCCGCGAGGGGCGCATCCTGTTCGTGGACGACGAGAAGCCGCTCACGGACATCGGCCGCGAGATGCTGGAGTCCTTCGGATTCCAGGTGGTCGCGCGCACATCCTCCATCGAGGCGCTGGAAGCCTTCAAATTCCGGTCCGACGACTTCGACCTGATTATCACCGATCAGTCCATGCCCAACATGACCGGCATGGAGTTTGCCCGCGAGGTCCTCAAGATTCGCGCGGACATTCCGATTATCCTGTGCACGGGCTTCTCGGACGCGGTGTCCTACGACCGGCTGCGCGACATCGGCATCGGCGACTTCATCATGAAGCCCATCCTCAAGCACGACCTGATGGCGTCCATCAGCCGCCTGCTGTCCGGCGAATAA
- a CDS encoding HD-GYP domain-containing protein, with product MPELRISVAQLKPGVFIRLEETNWFEHPFLFSSFKVRDDDQISLIRSLGITHVICIPEKCDVLPSVPAKAGETARPESEPVPREVIDRLWEVKKERTLRLKRKKERIALCEERFNACIRAFNDILKGVTAGQADAVADAARFVSRMTGYFLDDRESTLHLMNVMDRGESAYSHPMNVAVLSMIVGKEAGLSEEEMTILGLGALFHDIGKDRIPKKILKKRGELTRPEKELLERHPAHGAAMLAAIDVFPRKAAMVTAQHHERMDGSGFPQKLAGDRIDRLARVVAIADAYDNHCNRPDPMESLTPYLALSYMFGQQKHLFDVELLALFIRCLGVYPPGTVVELSNGEVGMVMAVNPKNQLNPSVMLYDPDVPKKEALIVDLADEPDLRVEKSIRLAQLSPEMLEYLSPRTRITYYVNPA from the coding sequence GTGCCCGAACTCCGCATCTCGGTAGCCCAGCTCAAGCCGGGCGTCTTCATCCGGCTGGAAGAAACCAACTGGTTCGAGCACCCGTTCCTTTTCAGCAGTTTCAAGGTCAGGGATGACGACCAGATATCCCTCATACGAAGCCTGGGCATCACCCATGTGATCTGCATTCCCGAAAAATGCGACGTCCTGCCCTCCGTCCCGGCCAAGGCCGGGGAGACGGCCCGGCCCGAATCCGAGCCCGTGCCGCGCGAGGTCATCGACCGGCTGTGGGAGGTCAAGAAGGAGCGCACCCTCAGGCTGAAACGGAAGAAGGAGCGCATCGCCCTGTGCGAGGAACGCTTCAACGCCTGCATCAGGGCCTTCAACGACATCCTCAAGGGCGTGACCGCCGGACAGGCCGACGCGGTCGCCGACGCCGCGCGCTTCGTTTCGCGCATGACCGGCTACTTTCTGGACGACCGCGAGTCCACCCTGCATCTGATGAACGTGATGGACCGGGGCGAATCCGCGTACTCGCACCCCATGAACGTGGCCGTGCTGTCCATGATCGTGGGCAAGGAGGCCGGGCTCTCCGAAGAGGAGATGACCATCCTGGGCCTGGGCGCGTTGTTCCACGACATAGGCAAGGACCGCATCCCGAAGAAAATCCTGAAGAAACGAGGCGAACTGACCCGGCCGGAAAAGGAACTCCTCGAACGGCACCCCGCCCACGGCGCGGCCATGCTGGCGGCCATCGACGTCTTCCCGCGCAAGGCGGCCATGGTTACGGCGCAACATCACGAACGCATGGACGGATCGGGTTTTCCCCAAAAACTTGCCGGAGACAGGATAGACAGGCTGGCCCGCGTGGTCGCCATTGCCGACGCCTACGACAACCACTGCAACCGGCCCGATCCCATGGAGTCCCTGACCCCGTACCTGGCCTTGTCCTACATGTTCGGCCAGCAGAAGCACCTCTTCGACGTGGAGCTGCTCGCCCTGTTCATCCGCTGCCTGGGCGTGTACCCGCCCGGCACCGTGGTGGAGCTGTCCAACGGCGAGGTGGGCATGGTCATGGCCGTGAACCCCAAGAACCAGCTCAACCCGAGCGTCATGCTCTACGATCCGGACGTGCCCAAAAAGGAAGCCCTCATCGTGGACCTGGCCGACGAACCGGACCTGCGCGTGGAAAAATCCATCCGCCTGGCCCAGCTCTCCCCGGAAATGCTCGAATATCTCTCCCCTCGCACCCGCATCACCTACTACGTGAACCCCGCATAG